The window TACCAAGTTGCTTTAATAAAGTAATGATAAAATCGCCCATTGCTTCCGGAGACATCACGTCTGCCCGGCTTTGCGAATGACCATATCCAGGCAAGTCAACCGCGACGTAGGAATAACTGTCTACCAGGCGCGGTAGAATACGATAAAATGAATAAATACTTTCCGGCCAGGGTGCCGTGAAAAGGATTGGAATTCCGTCATTTTTTTTATGATGTATAAGGCGGATTGATAAACCATCTACTTCTATATTATCAGACTCCAACATTATTTTGCTTTCTTTGCTCATACAATAAATACTTTAAATGGTGAATTGATCGATCGTGGGCTTGCAACAGTATATTACGCTTGCAACGTTTGCCTGCTGAACATTATGTGAATTAATACGACACAAAGTTGGAAATTTAGCCTTTTTAATAAAGGTAACTTTCGGCCAAAAAATGATACTATTTGCCACCATTAGCCTTGCTATTGATTAATGTTTTTTTAATACAATAAGATTTTCACTAAAAAGGGTTCAAACTGGAAGGCATTGTAAATTGTGAATCTCGGACGAATTAACCTGCAAGCGGAAATTTATCACGAAATGCAGCGGGAGTGGTACCCTCTTGTTTTTTAAAGAATTTAGTAAAGTTTGTTGGTTCTCCAAACCCGAGATCAAATGCGATGGTCTTACTTGACACGTCAGAATAGATAAGCATCCTTTTTGCCTCAAGCATCAAACGTTCATTTATCAAAGCTTTTGTACTTCGACCGGTAGCCCTCGCAGTCAATCTGGAGAGGTACTTTTCAGTTACTGCCAATTTTTGCGCGTAAAACTTAACATTTTGCTCTTCCCGAAAATGCTGTTCTAATAATTCTCTAAATTCGACTATTAGGTTGCCGCCGGATTTCGCCGGCCCAATTACAGGCAATTCAGGCCAGGTCACGCGCTGGGCGAGAAAAATCAAGTTTGCAAGGTAATTTCTTAGAATATCTGATTGAAACTGCTCATCCGGCAGCAAGAACTCTTTCTCCATTTCCTGCCACAGTTCCCGGAGCGGCTTAGACATTCGACCAACGCTCTGTTGCCCGCTGGCTTTAGAATCACTAAAGAGTAGCGAATTCTGCAAAAAGGTAACATCACCCTCGCTTTTGCAAAAAAAAGCTTCGGTAAACAAGAGGATGCGGAATTTATAAGTGTCGCTATGATTAAAATACTGCACAGCATCTTTTCTTACAAATAGTAGGGAATCTTCAACAAGATGAATTGGTTTGAAGTCCACAAGATGAGTTATAGCTCCTTCGATTAGCCATAAAACACAGTAAAAAGAGGCGCGGTGAGGAACCTTCAAATACTTCATTTTAAGAGCATCACGGCTATCGATACTTAGAATCTCAAATCCTATTTTTTGAGGCCCTTCAAAATCGATATTGGGTATACTATTTGTTTTGTTCAATCGAATTAGTTATAAAAACACACTGCTAAATTACATGATTTGGCCAACACATTCCTATTGGCCGCCAAAAGACTTCCCATTTACGGTAATGACACCGTGAAAACATTGGCTTTTCGCTTGGGTTTGAATAGCCACCGATTTTGTAAAGTCTTTCCGGAAGCATACAGACTACACACCAACTGTTTTTCACGACCTGTACCTTTCCCTATCAAGGTAAAAAGTATCATCAAAAAGCGTTAATTTACCTTTCCCTGCCATCCAACTGTGGCGACATTTGACTTATTAAATCATTAAAGAAAATCAAATGTACTACACAGTAAACAACGTAAAACTTTACGTAAAGGACGAAGGCGAGGGAAGCCTGGCCTTGTTATTTTTGAACTTCTGGGGAGGATCGACAGAAACCTGGAATGGAGTAACAACCCAACTAAAAGACAATTTCCGCTGCATCAATTATGATCATCGCGGCTGGGGACAGTCTGAAAAACCGGAAACGGGTTATGACATCGCTTCATTGGCTGAAGATGCGCTCGCATTAATAGCAACTTTGAATCTTGACGATTATGTTATTGTAGGCCATTCAATGGGCGGCAAGGTGGCTCAATATATTGCAGCACGGAAACCTGCTGGTTTACGTAAACTAATTTTAGTTGCACCATCCCCATCAGTTCCAACCGTAATGCCTCCGGAGAGGTATGAAGGCATGAAACGTGCTTACACCTCCATAGAGGGCATTAATGCGACCATTGACAATGTCTTTAAGGCATCCGATATCAAACCTGAAATCAGGGCTCAATTAGTTCATGATATGCAAAGCCACAATGAAAGCTCAAGAATAGGCTGGCCTACAATTGCTCTGATTGAGGATGTGTCTGCCGGAGTAGATGGGATTGAAGTTCCTACGCTGATCATTGCCGGAGAAAATGACATTGTCGATCCACCGGAAAGATTGGCTATAGAAGTTGAAGCCGTAATAGCCGGTTCTAAATTGGTAATTGTCGAAGATGCGGGGCACCTGAGCATGTTACAACAACCTGATTGCGTTGCTGAACTCATCGGTCACTTTGCTAAGGCTAACCTTCAGGAACAATTATGAAGCGCTCGAAGGTAGGCACCTATGAATGGAGTTTGTCGACGGACACCTCATTAAATTTAAAAGAGAGCATCGCATTGTTTGGTCAGCTGGTAGCTGCCCAACTCTTCGATGCTCTCAATGCGGCTGGGAATAAATTGGGCTTGAATAGAAATAAAATGGCCCGGGTTGATGCCAGCAAGATTATTATACCTGATTCAAAAATCGCTAAAGAAACGTTTGAATATGCTTCTGAGTTGTATGATCTGCCATTACTCAATCATTGTATTAGGACCTATCTGTGGGGTGTTTTGTTAGGGCAATATGATAATGTGCATCCGGATTTAGAATTTCTATATGTTAGCGGATTATTACATGATATCGGATTATCCAAAGTTCATGAGCACAAGATTGGATCATGTTGTTTTGCGATCACTGGTGCCGGCCAGGCAAAAGCATTTGTTGAACAAAAAGGCTGGATGCCAGAACGCTCCATTGCTTTGTTTAATGCCATAGGAATGCACTTGAATCCAATGGTTAGTAAAACAGATGGACTGGAAGGATTTTTATTGAAAAGCGGAGCCTTTATGGATCTCTTAGGAGGTGGACATACCAAGATACCTCTGTCGGAAAAAACAAAGATCATTCACGAGTACCCCCGGTTGAAATTCAATGAGGACATTTTGGATGTGAAACATTTGCCCAATTCAAGGGGAGCATTTTTCGCCAAATTTGGGGCGGAGAAGTTGAGCAAGAAGAACCCGTTGAATCAACTGGAACATGTTGATCTTTCAAATAAATAACAGAATTACTGTATGGCAACCGAATTAAATACGCCGCGTTAACTTGTGGGTACAAATAAATATCAATATTTCATATTTTGCGCTTGTGTTTCCATTACTGCTATTATTACCTATTCCATCTTATTCAGTATCTGAGTCATTAAATTTATGATCGGCTATTTTAAATCTGAAGAATCGCCACCATTCGTTTTAATTTTAACAATGGCAGGCCCTTATCACAGCAATGGATTTACAACAAAAAAGCCGGAAAGCTATTGGCCTCCCGGCTTTTCCGACCCTCAACCAGACCAAATGTCCATTTCTTCCGCAGTCGTACTCACAAAAATTTTGTTCATCTGTAAGGCCCTATGGCGGAAAAGCTCTTGCTAAAATATTGGGGGAAGCTCCAACGGTCCATTGAATTATTGAGAAATTGTTAATTAACGGCTTCGTGTAGTTGATTTATCGTTAATAAAACGTGCTTTTTCAAGTATTTCATTAAAATGTTTAATATTACGTTCTTAAATATCGAATTTTAGCTCAGTTATTAATGACTTTGGAATAAATACTGGAAAGATGCCAGCGGACGACAGAAATCTTAGTCTCGAAAGAGAGCTGTTATTG is drawn from Mucilaginibacter ginsenosidivorax and contains these coding sequences:
- a CDS encoding AraC family transcriptional regulator gives rise to the protein MNKTNSIPNIDFEGPQKIGFEILSIDSRDALKMKYLKVPHRASFYCVLWLIEGAITHLVDFKPIHLVEDSLLFVRKDAVQYFNHSDTYKFRILLFTEAFFCKSEGDVTFLQNSLLFSDSKASGQQSVGRMSKPLRELWQEMEKEFLLPDEQFQSDILRNYLANLIFLAQRVTWPELPVIGPAKSGGNLIVEFRELLEQHFREEQNVKFYAQKLAVTEKYLSRLTARATGRSTKALINERLMLEAKRMLIYSDVSSKTIAFDLGFGEPTNFTKFFKKQEGTTPAAFRDKFPLAG
- a CDS encoding alpha/beta fold hydrolase, whose translation is MYYTVNNVKLYVKDEGEGSLALLFLNFWGGSTETWNGVTTQLKDNFRCINYDHRGWGQSEKPETGYDIASLAEDALALIATLNLDDYVIVGHSMGGKVAQYIAARKPAGLRKLILVAPSPSVPTVMPPERYEGMKRAYTSIEGINATIDNVFKASDIKPEIRAQLVHDMQSHNESSRIGWPTIALIEDVSAGVDGIEVPTLIIAGENDIVDPPERLAIEVEAVIAGSKLVIVEDAGHLSMLQQPDCVAELIGHFAKANLQEQL
- a CDS encoding HD domain-containing protein, with product MKRSKVGTYEWSLSTDTSLNLKESIALFGQLVAAQLFDALNAAGNKLGLNRNKMARVDASKIIIPDSKIAKETFEYASELYDLPLLNHCIRTYLWGVLLGQYDNVHPDLEFLYVSGLLHDIGLSKVHEHKIGSCCFAITGAGQAKAFVEQKGWMPERSIALFNAIGMHLNPMVSKTDGLEGFLLKSGAFMDLLGGGHTKIPLSEKTKIIHEYPRLKFNEDILDVKHLPNSRGAFFAKFGAEKLSKKNPLNQLEHVDLSNK